Proteins co-encoded in one Nothobranchius furzeri strain GRZ-AD unplaced genomic scaffold, NfurGRZ-RIMD1 Scf026, whole genome shotgun sequence genomic window:
- the LOC139064423 gene encoding uncharacterized protein, which produces MDSIEHAIQSVLPQLQREKVEAVIHEFETTLGVEGPDDLQFIKEADISHLLSPIQCRRLINSFKSHPKSPQPITSSPVSSPSSSFSNEPCTSPLTSPQGHSKWVDGFQVQWDKMRPALQRAIDDGNRPEPGDRRHMVKVIVDSMREHCLNPTRKDCTTVAKAITQMYPGSFLDKTDEGESIGCGYFTLLQQLKTRVEYVNRDNTLSRLRRPRRSDTSDDDQPPPPAKCAKIDSYGCINWQPQEYPEGETAQSLEEKRKEMIDIFTQDGPKAAERGRVKELMTNTYSKQREDINADPSPSILDISKRWPFLLSWKLLLSHFTTLTGVDLYTRLKDDMDKKG; this is translated from the exons ATGGACTCCATTGAGCATGCAATACAGAGCGTGCTACCACAGCTACAGAGGGAGAAGGTGGAAGCAGTGATTCACGAGTTTGAAACCACATTGGGTGTGGAAGGGCCAGATGATCTTCAGTTTATCAAAGAGGCAGACATCAGTCACCTACTATCGCCCATTCAGTGCAGAAGATTGATTAATTCTTTCAAAAGTC ATCCAAAAAGTCCTCAGCCTATCACCTCCTCACCCGTTTCTTCCCCCTCTAGCTCATTTTCAAATGAGCCTTGCACCAGTCCATTAACCAGTCCACAAGGACACAGCAAATGGGTAGACGGTTTTCAGGTGCAATGGGACAAAATGAGGCCCGCTCTCCAAAGAGCCATTGATGATGGTAATCGTCCAGAGCCAGGGGATCGCAGACACATGGTGAAAGTCATTGTTGATTCCATGAGAGAACACTGCTTGAACCCGACACGAAAAGACTGCACAACAGTAGCAAAAGCTATAACTCAGATGTATCCTGGCAGCTTTTTAGATAAAACAGATGAGGGAGAAAGTATTGGATGTGGATACTTCACTTTACTGCAGCAGCTGAAAACCAGAGTTGAATATGTCAACAGAGACAACACACTCTCCCGCCTGAGGAGGCCCAGAAGGTCAGACACAAGTGATGATGACCAGCCGCCACCACCTGCCAAATGTGCTAAAATCGACAGTTATGGTTGTATTAACTGGCAGCCACAGGAGTATCCAGAGGGGGAAACGGCTCAATCACTAGAAGAAAAGAGGAAAGAAATGATAGATATTTTTACTCAAGATGGACCAAAGGCAGCTGAGAGAGGAAGGGTAAAGGAACTTATGACAAATACATATTCAAAACAGCGAGAAGACATCAATGCTGACCCATCTCCCAGCATTCTGGACATAAGTAAACGGTGGCCATTTCTCCTGTCTTGGAAGCTCTTACTTTCCCACTTCACTACCCTGACTGGTGTTGACCTGTACACCAGACTGAAGGATGACATGGATAAAAAGGGGTAG